From the genome of Maniola jurtina chromosome 26, ilManJurt1.1, whole genome shotgun sequence:
AAGCCAAGTCgtatgataaaaaacaatagaaACAGAGGCACTCAACACTCAACAATAGTCACCAACCAACGCTACGAGACGAGTGAGAGCGTGTCCACACGGCGCGTTGCGTTGCGTTGCGTCGTCGCAACGCAAATATTTTGACGCATAGCCGGCCACACGGGCGCTGCAGCGTTACTATGACGCAGTCAACGTTCCGTCGGCGCAGCGGCGACGCACAGTTGCGGcaagtattttgaaaaaaattcgcAGTCAGTCTATAGCAAATCATGGATCGGAAAAGACGCTCTAGCATCTAGCATTGCTCCTATTACTACGTCACCGCCGAAATCGACGCAAGATCACAAGACGGTACTGGATCAGTCCTTTCATTTCATTAAGAAATCGTGAtggacagtttttttttttagaatatcgGGAGTTGCTATTAGACGAAAagaagttttataatttttttagaatgAGTGTATCCAGCTTCGAATGTTTATTGAAGTCCTTAGAACCACACATACGAAAAAACTATACTAATATGAGGAATCCAGTGGAACCAGTAGAAATGCTGGGAATCACTTTAAGGtaactatataaatatatttaagtaataaaaatataacagtttttttggtttgtttaATTAGTAATCAACTCACAAATAATCAGCAATtgtcataattttaaatttagacaTTATTTAAGAGAGATATCATCCAGTAATTACAAATTAGAAAAATCGTATtcagtttcttcacttgcttgAGATGTTTCTGGAGATgtaattgaattattaaaatcagaaatgtatgtactttgaaaatttgcTGTTTGATACCCATATGGTGGTTGGTGAGACGTTGATGGGCCACTCACATATGATGATGTTTGTCCATACCGCATTTCATCTATAATTTGTATAACTTTACTTTGGAAACGGAGAGTTTCTCGGTCGGAAAATTCTTGAATAGATGGCAATATAGCTCTGAAAAAGGACATATGGCGATTTTCCGGCTCCTTGAGAAGTTTTAGTCCTTCTCTTTCAAACTCATCCATTTGCATTGCCCTTTTGCGCGCGACTGGAACATAGCGCGGAGTGTTGTCTGTGGTAATGTCATCATTTGTAGACGTAGATTCATTGTTGATTTCTCTAGGCGAGTCTAAGCTAGATTCGGTGGCATTTTGTTCCACTTTTCTCAAAAAAAGGAGTTGATTGTATAAATGATACTTCTTCAGTTTCGTAGCGCCCGagcccgattttgatgtttcttttaatttttttgaatatctGAAGTAATTATCTTTTACACTTctccatttttttattaaatcattaCCTGCAAAACCAATAGTAAAcatgatttaaaaatttatacataGTGAATTTCTCGATAAAATTTAATGACATATTCAGATATCGTTAACAAACACTATGTGACCGACTCTGGAATCGTGAAAATATAACAGCTGTTACATA
Proteins encoded in this window:
- the LOC123878583 gene encoding uncharacterized protein LOC123878583, which produces MNTIEEIDIDYLITLIQEREIIWDKSNVDFKNKNLKTKAWEDISKVLFPDYENFTAERKNKVGNDLIKKWRSVKDNYFRYSKKLKETSKSGSGATKLKKYHLYNQLLFLRKVEQNATESSLDSPREINNESTSTNDDITTDNTPRYVPVARKRAMQMDEFEREGLKLLKEPENRHMSFFRAILPSIQEFSDRETLRFQSKVIQIIDEMRYGQTSSYVSGPSTSHQPPYGYQTANFQSTYISDFNNSITSPETSQASEETEYDFSNL